From Oscillatoria sp. FACHB-1407, a single genomic window includes:
- a CDS encoding peptidylprolyl isomerase, with protein sequence MPDVVLVRLVMTIAVIPISDFVVREAETRAVNLFNNFDDPRTTGLVARFELYNTAFAGGVTQVLLFDQAGAGAPLTVQNFRNYVNDGDYTNSIIHRSVPGFVVQGGGFTVNGLSTVLAQNPNSGAAAIGVIPTDPPVPNEFGANRSNVRGTIAMAKLGNDPNSATSQWFFNLADNSGGGPSLDSQNGGFTVFGQVLGASDLAVLDAIATAPQFNGVSFFGQSAFTNLPLTNFNPPTTPVNSLTDDNFIRYRSITISRFNELQFEIVNNSNPGLVNASISNNQLLLSAATGQRGTATLTVRATNLLGETIEDTFSVGIGNTPTAAADILEGTTGNDVLNGLSGNDRISGLSGSDRLLGLTGSDTLLGGAGNDTLQGGVGNDVMDGGIGNDRIEGGAGRDRITTGAGRDTIAVGLREGVDTVRDFSDRRDRIDLTGRLSFGQLTIRQSGRNALVGVGGTTLLVLQNVNADTLTRADFI encoded by the coding sequence ATGCCAGACGTTGTGTTAGTGAGATTGGTTATGACAATTGCGGTGATTCCCATCTCTGACTTCGTGGTTAGAGAAGCTGAAACCAGAGCCGTTAACCTCTTTAATAATTTTGACGATCCGCGCACGACCGGATTGGTAGCACGGTTTGAACTGTACAACACTGCTTTTGCGGGTGGGGTCACTCAGGTATTGCTATTTGACCAGGCAGGCGCAGGGGCACCGCTCACCGTGCAGAATTTTCGCAACTACGTCAACGACGGTGACTACACCAACTCCATCATTCATCGGTCAGTACCGGGATTTGTCGTTCAGGGAGGTGGGTTTACTGTCAATGGACTCAGTACCGTCCTGGCACAAAATCCTAACAGTGGTGCAGCGGCGATCGGAGTGATTCCGACAGATCCCCCCGTGCCGAATGAGTTTGGTGCCAACCGCTCGAACGTGAGAGGTACGATCGCCATGGCAAAGTTGGGCAATGATCCAAACAGTGCCACTAGCCAATGGTTCTTTAACTTGGCGGATAACTCAGGTGGAGGTCCCAGCTTAGACAGCCAAAACGGCGGGTTTACGGTGTTTGGTCAGGTGTTAGGAGCATCTGATCTGGCAGTGCTCGATGCGATCGCCACTGCTCCTCAGTTCAATGGAGTTAGCTTCTTCGGTCAATCTGCATTTACCAATTTGCCTTTGACCAATTTTAATCCTCCCACAACACCCGTCAATTCACTGACCGACGACAATTTCATTCGCTATCGCAGCATCACTATTTCTCGGTTTAATGAGTTGCAATTTGAGATTGTCAACAACTCAAACCCTGGCTTAGTCAATGCCAGCATCAGCAACAATCAACTGCTGCTGAGTGCGGCAACAGGTCAACGGGGAACGGCTACTCTGACTGTCCGCGCTACCAATCTGCTAGGAGAAACAATAGAAGACACCTTTTCAGTTGGCATTGGTAACACACCTACAGCAGCGGCTGACATCTTGGAAGGAACCACTGGCAATGATGTGCTTAATGGATTGAGTGGTAACGATCGCATTTCAGGACTGAGCGGTAGCGATCGCCTGCTTGGCCTAACTGGATCAGACACGTTGTTGGGTGGCGCAGGGAACGATACGTTGCAGGGTGGCGTTGGCAACGATGTTATGGATGGCGGGATTGGCAACGACCGCATTGAAGGGGGCGCAGGTAGAGACCGGATTACCACTGGAGCAGGACGAGACACCATCGCCGTTGGTCTGCGAGAGGGAGTAGACACCGTCCGAGACTTCAGTGATCGGCGCGATCGCATTGACCTGACAGGACGATTATCTTTTGGGCAACTCACAATTCGACAAAGTGGCAGAAATGCTCTCGTTGGAGTGGGTGGAACTACGCTTTTAGTGCTGCAAAACGTTAATGCTGACACGCTAACTCGAGCAGATTTTATTTAG
- a CDS encoding glycosyltransferase family 2 protein, with the protein MNYSKPRVSIGMPVYNGERFIKQALDSLLAQTFTDFELIISDNASTDGTEAICRKYAAKDSRIRYYRNLQNIGGTRNFNQAFHLARGEYFKWAAHDDVCEPTFLERCIEVLDKDPSIVLCHSKTVVIDHTNRHILNKMLDPARNLDSIKPSKRYHNILIKTFWSYEAFGLIRADVLRKTCLHGSYHGSDRVLLAELSLRGRFAEIPETLFLRRCHPNQGSSLKSKKARNSWLNPQNSIKALRLPILRGTIGYFGAIFKAPLTLQERVDALQVLSQYLFKSCKLKIQRIRRKSKKTYKDVQSSSVLQKQETVLVESQSDYVQVNPIQVNPAEVN; encoded by the coding sequence ATGAATTACTCTAAGCCTCGTGTCAGCATTGGTATGCCCGTTTATAACGGTGAACGATTTATCAAACAAGCTTTAGACTCACTTTTAGCTCAAACTTTTACTGATTTTGAACTCATTATTTCAGATAACGCTTCTACTGATGGAACAGAAGCTATTTGCAGGAAGTATGCTGCAAAGGATTCAAGAATCCGTTATTACCGCAACCTTCAAAACATTGGTGGGACTCGTAATTTCAATCAAGCTTTTCATTTAGCTCGCGGAGAATACTTCAAGTGGGCGGCTCACGATGATGTGTGTGAACCAACTTTTTTAGAACGTTGTATCGAAGTTCTCGACAAAGATCCGTCTATTGTTTTGTGCCATTCCAAAACAGTTGTGATTGATCACACAAACAGACACATCCTTAATAAAATGCTTGATCCAGCGCGAAATCTTGATTCGATCAAGCCATCAAAGCGATATCACAATATCTTAATCAAAACGTTTTGGAGCTATGAGGCGTTTGGGTTAATTCGTGCGGATGTTCTACGGAAAACCTGCCTGCATGGTAGTTATCACGGCTCCGATCGCGTTTTATTAGCAGAATTGAGTTTGCGAGGTCGGTTTGCTGAAATTCCAGAGACGCTATTTTTGAGACGGTGTCACCCTAATCAAGGCAGTAGCTTAAAGTCTAAAAAGGCACGTAATTCCTGGCTCAATCCACAAAACAGCATTAAAGCCCTTCGCCTACCAATCCTTCGCGGTACGATTGGCTACTTTGGAGCTATCTTTAAAGCTCCTTTAACCTTGCAAGAGAGAGTAGATGCCCTACAGGTTCTCTCACAATATCTGTTTAAGTCTTGCAAGTTGAAGATACAGCGAATAAGGCGCAAATCTAAAAAGACTTACAAGGATGTTCAAAGCAGTAGCGTTTTGCAAAAGCAAGAAACTGTACTGGTAGAATCACAATCAGATTATGTTCAAGTTAATCCTATTCAGGTTAATCCTGCTGAGGTTAATTAA
- a CDS encoding tRNA (5-methylaminomethyl-2-thiouridine)(34)-methyltransferase MnmD — MTDFAQWIPQQTNDGSFTFFSEEFGEAFHSREGAKAEAFQKFATATDLATKAQQGSLRLLDVCYGLGYNTAAALELIWQINPSCQVEVYGLELDETVPRAAIAPPLIDSWSSEVQEILKAIALEHHCTTPRLTATVLIGDARYTIQSLSDSGFQAEAIFFDPFSPRRCPQLWTVEFFTQVARCLSPTGKLATYSRSASVRSAMIAAGLHIGTIPLLHSRASHEWSQGTVGSFGAQTLHPLSPMEQEHLQTRAAIPYRDPQLNDPAVVILERHHQEQQRSQRESTSSWRRRWGIH, encoded by the coding sequence ATGACCGATTTTGCCCAGTGGATTCCACAACAAACAAACGACGGATCATTCACCTTTTTTTCAGAGGAGTTTGGTGAAGCCTTTCACAGTCGAGAGGGAGCTAAAGCCGAAGCCTTTCAGAAGTTTGCAACAGCAACAGATTTGGCGACTAAAGCCCAACAAGGTTCCTTGCGTTTGTTAGACGTGTGTTATGGGTTGGGTTACAACACGGCGGCAGCACTGGAGCTAATCTGGCAGATCAATCCGAGTTGTCAGGTTGAGGTCTACGGATTGGAATTAGATGAAACTGTACCCAGAGCCGCGATCGCCCCTCCATTGATTGATAGTTGGTCTTCTGAGGTGCAGGAGATTCTCAAAGCGATCGCCCTTGAGCATCACTGCACGACTCCTCGTCTCACAGCTACTGTACTGATTGGGGATGCCCGATACACGATTCAATCCTTAAGTGACTCAGGGTTTCAAGCTGAGGCAATTTTCTTTGACCCGTTTTCACCGCGTCGCTGCCCGCAGTTGTGGACAGTAGAGTTTTTTACTCAGGTAGCTCGCTGTTTGTCACCGACGGGCAAGTTAGCCACCTACTCGCGATCGGCATCGGTGCGATCGGCAATGATCGCAGCAGGATTGCACATCGGCACGATTCCCCTGTTGCATTCTCGTGCGTCTCATGAGTGGTCACAGGGAACCGTCGGTAGCTTTGGTGCTCAGACCCTACATCCCCTATCGCCGATGGAACAGGAGCACTTACAAACCCGTGCAGCCATTCCCTATCGCGATCCTCAGTTAAACGATCCGGCAGTGGTGATTTTGGAACGACACCATCAGGAACAACAGCGATCACAACGGGAATCAACGTCCAGTTGGCGACGACGTTGGGGAATTCATTAG
- a CDS encoding nSTAND1 domain-containing NTPase: MEFDQVLEITHQAVRRKLDRDLNPVETAILQGAWFGQTYEEIADSTNYSVTYLSRTAGPQLWQLLAEVLAVDISKKNVRTVFQRWISQATVTPEPASEPISSVQNETPIAIAPPAPQPVTAQLSIPLTDWGEAPEVSQFYGRTQELETLTQWISQDRCRLIALLGLGGMGKSSLAAKVAQQLASCSSTPSPLYPSTPSPLHPFTHIIWRSLRNAPPLETLLADLVPFLSNQQDTQPKPERLLHWLRTHRCLLVLDNLESIMQSGDRAGYYQPGYESYGDLFRVLGEAAHQSCLILTSREKPAEISVFEGEHLAVRSLLLQGSWDASLALIEAKGLIGTEAEKRQLCEFYSCSPLALKIVASSIQSLFHGHIAAFLQEEAWVFNGLRRLLDQQFERLPPLEQSIMYWLAINREWVAIADLQQDIVPPVSRVNLLEALESLTWRCLIETAPGMGSEKNASRYTQQPVVMEYVTRRFIERITDELLTQQLALLNRHALLKTTVQNYIRESQARLIIKPITDQLRQHYHSVVAQKRLISDLLTTLRHSKNPLLGYGAGNLLNLCYDLQLDITGYDFSELFISQAYLQEMELRDVNLTHSQLSKTVFAQPFGTILCVAFSPNQQLLATGNDNGEISLWRVSDGQQIVTWAGHTNWIWSLAFSPDGTRLVSGGDEVLIRVWDVATGNCLCTLEGHTGWGVRLLAFSPDGQTIVSAGDDRTIRQWDAQTGQLLQVLMSDRQLIYPTSSRATHQMTQQWNWQHSVTISPNLDRLVSSTPEHTILLWTWRSDQPVRTFEGHTDTIFATAFSPEGQHLISASADQTLKVWDVSTGDCIRTIEGLLSPVYFVKVAPDGQTILTNHEDQTLWLWEISTGHCLKVFQGHRHRIWSVAFSPDGNTIASGSSDQTLRLWDVSTGQTLRTLQGYTSQIYTVAIAPTQPALQSHESPKTDLNSLVIASGGVDKMVRLWDIQKGQPSKTLQGHTGWIWAIAFSPDGKFLASSAGDKTVRLWDVQTGQCLNVFNHQDWVWTVAFGSSAKTLVSGSSDCSIRLWDTTSGKTIWQVTLPGNLIRAIAFSPDGQLIAAGTANGTIVLLDADTGITLQTLEGHADLVRTVAFSPMNHAHSESRLLLASAGEDGLIKLWNPETGTLLTSLVGHVGSIRSIAFSPDGQTLASGGIDCIARCWDINTGELLHVLKGHQHWLMSIAFSLDGQILVSGSDDETIRIWDVKTQNCLKILRSDRPYEGMKITGLTGLTDAQKTSLKALGAIEDVD; encoded by the coding sequence ATGGAATTTGACCAGGTTTTGGAAATTACTCATCAAGCCGTTCGCCGAAAACTGGATCGAGATCTGAATCCAGTTGAAACGGCTATTTTGCAGGGGGCTTGGTTCGGGCAGACCTATGAGGAGATTGCTGACTCAACCAACTACTCAGTGACTTATCTCAGTCGCACCGCCGGACCGCAACTGTGGCAACTGCTGGCTGAGGTGCTTGCCGTCGATATCAGCAAAAAAAATGTGCGGACTGTGTTTCAACGGTGGATAAGCCAAGCGACGGTTACTCCGGAACCTGCATCTGAGCCAATATCCAGCGTGCAGAACGAAACCCCGATCGCGATCGCACCCCCTGCTCCTCAACCCGTGACAGCCCAACTTTCAATCCCGTTGACCGATTGGGGGGAAGCACCCGAGGTCAGCCAGTTTTATGGACGCACTCAGGAGCTTGAAACCTTAACCCAGTGGATTAGCCAAGATCGGTGTCGTCTCATTGCCTTATTGGGATTGGGGGGAATGGGCAAGAGTTCGTTGGCAGCTAAGGTGGCACAACAACTAGCAAGCTGTTCCTCTACTCCATCTCCCCTCTACCCCTCTACTCCATCTCCCCTACACCCTTTCACTCACATCATCTGGCGATCGCTCCGTAATGCTCCTCCTCTGGAAACTCTGTTAGCCGATCTAGTGCCGTTTCTTTCCAATCAGCAAGACACTCAACCCAAGCCTGAGCGGCTATTGCACTGGTTGCGAACGCATCGTTGCCTGCTGGTTCTAGATAACCTGGAAAGCATTATGCAGTCGGGCGATCGCGCTGGATATTATCAACCGGGCTATGAGTCTTACGGTGATCTGTTTCGTGTTTTGGGAGAAGCGGCTCATCAAAGTTGTTTGATCCTCACCAGTCGAGAAAAACCAGCCGAAATTTCCGTATTTGAAGGGGAGCATCTAGCGGTGCGATCGCTCCTACTGCAAGGCTCTTGGGATGCATCACTAGCCCTGATTGAGGCAAAAGGACTGATCGGAACCGAGGCGGAAAAACGGCAACTGTGTGAATTTTATTCGTGTAGCCCTCTTGCCTTAAAGATTGTCGCCTCGTCGATTCAAAGTTTATTTCACGGTCATATCGCTGCCTTTTTGCAAGAAGAAGCCTGGGTGTTTAATGGGCTACGTCGTCTGTTAGATCAGCAATTTGAACGACTGCCTCCCTTAGAGCAAAGCATTATGTATTGGCTGGCAATCAATCGCGAATGGGTGGCGATCGCCGACCTTCAGCAAGATATCGTGCCTCCTGTCTCAAGAGTCAATCTTTTAGAGGCATTGGAGAGCCTGACCTGGCGATGTCTAATTGAAACTGCTCCGGGAATGGGATCTGAAAAAAACGCCAGCCGTTATACACAACAGCCCGTTGTGATGGAGTATGTCACTCGCCGTTTCATCGAGCGTATTACGGATGAATTGCTAACTCAGCAACTTGCTCTATTGAATCGTCATGCCCTGTTGAAAACAACCGTTCAAAACTATATTCGCGAAAGTCAAGCACGACTGATCATCAAACCAATTACAGATCAACTGCGTCAACACTATCACTCAGTCGTTGCTCAAAAGCGTCTAATTTCTGACTTGCTCACTACACTTCGGCATTCTAAAAATCCACTCTTGGGTTATGGAGCTGGTAACCTACTCAATCTCTGTTATGACTTGCAACTAGACATTACAGGGTATGATTTCTCAGAGTTATTCATTTCTCAAGCCTATCTACAGGAGATGGAGCTTCGCGATGTCAATCTAACTCATTCACAGTTATCAAAAACTGTTTTTGCTCAACCGTTTGGAACCATTTTGTGTGTTGCTTTCAGTCCCAATCAGCAACTCTTAGCGACGGGCAATGACAATGGCGAGATTAGTCTTTGGCGGGTGAGTGATGGTCAGCAAATTGTGACGTGGGCTGGTCACACTAACTGGATTTGGAGTCTTGCCTTTAGCCCCGATGGGACACGGTTGGTCAGTGGTGGTGATGAAGTACTGATTCGAGTGTGGGATGTGGCAACTGGAAACTGCCTCTGCACACTGGAGGGACATACGGGGTGGGGAGTGCGCTTACTTGCCTTTAGCCCCGATGGGCAAACCATTGTCAGTGCCGGAGACGATCGCACCATTCGCCAGTGGGATGCTCAAACGGGGCAGTTATTACAGGTTTTGATGAGCGATCGCCAGCTCATTTATCCGACATCTAGCCGTGCTACTCATCAGATGACCCAACAGTGGAATTGGCAACACTCAGTCACAATTAGCCCCAACCTTGACAGGTTAGTCAGTAGCACTCCAGAGCATACGATTTTGTTGTGGACTTGGCGATCGGATCAGCCTGTACGGACGTTTGAGGGGCACACCGATACTATCTTTGCCACAGCGTTTAGCCCAGAGGGTCAGCATTTAATCAGTGCGAGTGCTGATCAAACGCTTAAAGTCTGGGATGTGTCCACAGGCGACTGCATTAGAACCATTGAAGGATTGTTATCCCCCGTCTATTTCGTTAAGGTTGCACCGGATGGGCAAACGATTCTCACCAACCATGAAGACCAAACCCTATGGCTGTGGGAGATATCTACAGGTCACTGTCTGAAAGTATTTCAAGGGCATCGTCACCGGATCTGGTCGGTTGCCTTCAGTCCTGACGGCAACACGATCGCCAGTGGCAGTTCTGACCAGACCCTGCGATTGTGGGATGTCAGCACAGGTCAAACCCTGCGAACCCTCCAGGGCTATACCAGCCAAATTTACACGGTGGCGATCGCTCCAACTCAACCTGCTTTGCAGTCACACGAGTCACCCAAAACTGATCTCAATTCCCTGGTTATCGCTAGCGGAGGAGTTGATAAGATGGTGCGCCTGTGGGATATCCAAAAAGGGCAGCCAAGCAAAACCCTTCAAGGGCATACGGGCTGGATCTGGGCGATCGCCTTTAGCCCCGATGGAAAGTTCCTCGCCAGCAGTGCTGGAGATAAAACCGTTCGTTTGTGGGATGTGCAGACGGGACAGTGTTTGAATGTTTTCAACCATCAAGATTGGGTCTGGACGGTTGCCTTTGGTTCCAGTGCAAAAACCCTGGTGAGTGGCAGTTCAGACTGTTCGATTCGGCTTTGGGATACAACATCGGGCAAAACCATTTGGCAAGTAACGTTGCCTGGAAACCTGATTCGGGCGATCGCCTTTAGTCCTGATGGACAGTTGATTGCAGCCGGAACCGCCAATGGCACGATTGTCTTGCTAGATGCTGATACAGGCATAACTTTGCAGACGTTAGAGGGGCACGCTGATTTAGTTCGGACGGTGGCATTCAGTCCGATGAATCACGCTCATTCCGAGAGCCGATTGCTGCTAGCCAGTGCCGGAGAAGATGGCTTGATTAAACTCTGGAACCCTGAAACTGGAACCCTGTTGACATCCTTAGTTGGTCACGTTGGCTCGATTCGTAGCATTGCCTTTAGCCCGGATGGACAGACGCTCGCCAGTGGAGGCATCGATTGCATCGCCCGCTGTTGGGACATTAACACTGGGGAATTGCTGCATGTTCTGAAAGGACATCAACACTGGCTGATGTCTATTGCTTTCAGTCTAGACGGACAGATTTTGGTGAGTGGCAGTGATGATGAAACCATCCGCATTTGGGATGTTAAGACCCAGAACTGTTTGAAAATTTTGAGGAGCGATCGCCCCTACGAAGGGATGAAGATCACCGGATTGACCGGACTAACCGATGCTCAAAAAACATCACTCAAAGCTCTGGGAGCCATTGAAGACGTGGACTGA
- a CDS encoding AI-2E family transporter translates to MDRLFTPLQRILITWVLILLTGWMMLNALSYFSELISILVTAGLIAFLLNYPVKTLRSLMPRGLAVGVVYISAGIIVGLIGVTIAPPVLNQAQQLITNLPALIASGQQQLTEFQDWSKAHQVKFAVPLLQQQILTQLQEQAETIATRGLGLLVGTFNWVVDLILILVISFYMLLDGERLWNGVTSFFSPPIRDFLTESFRRNLQRFFSGQLLLGLFMAVTLSIAFSLLQVPFFLVFAIFIGLMEVIPFIGATLGIVTVGVLVAFIDWWLAVQVVGAAIALQQVKDNLLAPRLLGNLTGLSPAIVLATLLLGARVGGLLGVILAIPLAGMVRTIMELLLDPTLPPQTGDFFINPMTANERDTALECIIEPELCEEDMAAVKTAPTR, encoded by the coding sequence ATGGATCGTCTGTTTACACCGTTACAACGAATACTGATTACCTGGGTGCTGATTTTGCTCACAGGTTGGATGATGCTCAACGCTTTGAGTTACTTCAGCGAGCTTATCAGCATTTTAGTGACAGCAGGGTTAATTGCCTTCTTGTTAAACTATCCCGTCAAAACGCTGCGATCGCTCATGCCTCGTGGGTTAGCGGTTGGGGTTGTCTACATCTCAGCTGGGATCATTGTTGGATTGATTGGAGTGACGATCGCCCCTCCTGTGCTTAATCAAGCTCAACAGCTCATCACCAATCTGCCCGCTCTGATCGCCTCTGGACAGCAGCAGTTGACCGAGTTTCAAGATTGGAGCAAAGCGCATCAAGTTAAATTTGCAGTGCCACTGTTACAACAGCAGATTCTCACCCAGCTTCAAGAGCAGGCAGAGACGATCGCCACTCGTGGGCTAGGGCTATTGGTTGGCACGTTTAATTGGGTTGTTGATCTGATTTTGATTTTGGTGATCTCGTTCTATATGCTGCTGGATGGGGAGCGGTTATGGAATGGGGTGACTAGCTTCTTTTCACCGCCGATTCGAGATTTTCTCACAGAGTCATTTCGCCGTAATCTGCAACGCTTCTTTTCAGGACAACTGTTGCTGGGGTTGTTTATGGCGGTGACGCTGTCGATCGCCTTTTCGTTGTTGCAAGTGCCGTTTTTCCTGGTCTTTGCCATTTTCATCGGCTTGATGGAGGTAATTCCCTTTATTGGGGCGACTCTGGGAATCGTCACAGTTGGTGTTTTGGTGGCGTTTATTGACTGGTGGTTGGCAGTGCAGGTTGTGGGAGCGGCGATCGCCCTGCAACAGGTTAAAGACAATCTTCTGGCACCCCGATTGTTAGGAAATTTAACGGGACTTAGCCCGGCGATCGTCCTTGCTACACTGCTTTTAGGAGCCAGAGTTGGAGGTCTGCTGGGGGTGATTTTGGCAATTCCTCTGGCGGGTATGGTCAGAACCATCATGGAATTGTTGCTTGACCCCACCTTGCCGCCTCAGACAGGGGATTTCTTCATCAACCCAATGACGGCAAACGAGAGGGATACAGCACTCGAATGTATCATTGAGCCGGAGTTGTGTGAGGAGGACATGGCAGCAGTTAAAACCGCCCCTACAAGATAG
- a CDS encoding U32 family peptidase, producing MNQSPLFAVCRMISEPSQASATRPDSIHSLPELLAPAGNWECAKAAVENGADAIYFGLDRFNARMRAQNFTTADLPELMAFLHQRGVKGYVTLNTLVFTNELTEAEQYLREIIAAGVDAVIVQDVGICRLIRHLSPDFPIHASTQMTVTSAAGVEFVRSLGCQLVVLARECSLKEINKIQQQLSDRDTALPLEVFVHGALCVAYSGQCLTSEALGGRSANRGECAQACRMTYDLIADGETVDLGDRQYLLSPQDLAGLDVLPELVQAGVVSLKIEGRLKAPEYVANVTRIYRQALDRLRSQPHQVSDQQRYDLEMAFSRGLHTGWFQGIDNQTLVHARFGKKRGVYVGEVTRIHKEQITVRVQAPIKAGDGVVFDQGRPAEKEEGGRVYSVVLKDDEAVLQFGRRDLDLRRIHVGDRLWKTSDPELDRQLRQSYAGDTPQFQRPISIEVHGDIGHPLTLIARDEQGHIIQLDSTMPLVEAHTKPLTTERLQEQLSRLGNTPFRLERLTNHLTAAAMLPISELNRLRRDMVERLEQARIQPHRWQLQPSATWTDLLPTNPPVQTRLIASVPLPTPHSLLPAPHSLIVLVRNLSQLDAALKSDIQTLYCEFEDPRAYREAVNLVRQQGQGQSIWVAPPRITKPGENWILQQVQSCNADGYLIRNYDHLQFFKDNRCIGDFSLNVANPLTAVHFKQFGLERLTASYDLNITQLEALLSHCSPDWFEVTVHQHMPMFHMEHCVFCAFLSTGTDFTNCGRPCENHEVTLRDRTGVEHVLHADAGCRNTVFNGTAQTGAEYVQRLQNLGLRQFRIEFVNESPEQVKRTVQRYQQLLKGEITGSQLWRELKLQHQLGVTRGR from the coding sequence GTGAACCAATCTCCGCTTTTTGCCGTCTGCCGTATGATTTCTGAGCCATCCCAAGCATCTGCAACCCGACCTGACTCCATTCACTCCCTGCCAGAGCTACTTGCTCCAGCGGGCAACTGGGAGTGTGCTAAAGCCGCTGTGGAGAATGGAGCAGATGCGATCTACTTTGGACTCGATCGCTTTAATGCGCGAATGCGGGCACAAAACTTCACAACGGCAGATCTGCCAGAATTGATGGCGTTTTTGCATCAGCGAGGGGTCAAGGGATACGTCACACTCAATACGTTGGTTTTTACAAACGAGTTGACTGAGGCGGAGCAATATCTGCGTGAGATTATCGCGGCTGGGGTAGACGCCGTAATTGTCCAAGATGTAGGAATTTGTCGCTTGATTCGTCATCTGTCGCCTGATTTTCCGATTCATGCCTCAACTCAGATGACCGTGACGAGTGCGGCGGGTGTTGAGTTCGTGCGATCGCTTGGGTGTCAGTTAGTCGTGTTGGCGCGGGAGTGCTCCCTGAAGGAGATCAACAAGATTCAGCAGCAGTTAAGCGATCGCGATACCGCTCTGCCGTTAGAAGTGTTTGTGCATGGGGCGTTGTGTGTTGCCTATTCGGGACAATGTCTGACCAGTGAGGCATTGGGTGGGCGATCGGCAAACCGGGGAGAATGCGCCCAAGCGTGTCGTATGACCTATGACCTGATTGCAGATGGCGAAACGGTGGATCTGGGCGATCGCCAGTATTTGCTCAGCCCCCAGGATTTAGCAGGATTGGACGTATTACCCGAACTGGTGCAAGCCGGGGTTGTTTCCCTGAAAATTGAAGGTCGGCTCAAAGCCCCGGAGTATGTGGCAAACGTGACGCGCATCTATCGGCAAGCCCTCGACCGATTGCGATCGCAACCCCATCAGGTGAGCGACCAGCAACGTTACGACCTGGAAATGGCATTTTCGCGAGGGTTGCACACCGGATGGTTTCAGGGAATTGATAACCAAACGCTGGTTCATGCTCGCTTTGGCAAAAAACGGGGTGTGTATGTGGGTGAGGTAACCCGCATTCATAAAGAGCAAATCACGGTTCGGGTGCAAGCCCCGATCAAAGCTGGCGATGGTGTGGTGTTTGATCAGGGTCGTCCGGCAGAAAAAGAAGAAGGAGGACGGGTTTACTCCGTTGTTCTTAAGGACGATGAAGCCGTGTTGCAGTTTGGGCGACGTGATCTCGATTTGCGCCGCATCCATGTGGGCGATCGCCTCTGGAAAACGAGTGACCCCGAACTCGATCGCCAATTACGTCAGAGCTACGCAGGTGACACACCGCAATTTCAACGACCCATCTCAATTGAGGTTCATGGCGATATTGGGCATCCCCTGACCCTGATTGCCCGCGATGAACAGGGACACATCATTCAACTCGACTCCACCATGCCCCTCGTGGAAGCACACACCAAGCCGCTCACTACCGAACGGTTACAGGAACAACTCAGCCGCTTGGGAAATACTCCCTTTCGGTTAGAAAGGTTGACCAACCACCTCACCGCAGCAGCCATGTTGCCCATCAGTGAGTTAAACCGTCTGCGTCGAGACATGGTCGAGCGACTGGAACAAGCCCGCATCCAACCGCATCGCTGGCAACTGCAACCATCCGCCACCTGGACAGACCTCCTCCCTACAAACCCTCCTGTACAGACGCGATTAATCGCATCTGTGCCACTCCCCACTCCCCACTCCTTACTCCCTGCTCCCCACTCCCTGATCGTTTTAGTTCGCAATCTCTCGCAACTCGACGCTGCCCTCAAATCTGACATTCAAACCCTGTACTGCGAATTTGAAGACCCACGCGCCTATCGAGAGGCAGTGAATTTAGTCCGGCAACAAGGACAGGGACAATCGATTTGGGTTGCTCCACCGCGCATCACGAAACCGGGCGAGAACTGGATTTTGCAGCAAGTGCAATCTTGTAATGCCGACGGCTATCTAATTCGTAACTACGATCACCTGCAATTCTTTAAAGACAATCGCTGCATAGGTGACTTTTCACTCAATGTCGCTAACCCACTGACCGCGGTTCACTTTAAACAGTTTGGGTTAGAACGGTTAACGGCTTCCTATGACCTCAACATTACCCAGTTAGAGGCATTGCTAAGCCACTGTTCCCCAGATTGGTTTGAGGTGACGGTGCATCAGCACATGCCCATGTTTCACATGGAACACTGCGTCTTCTGTGCCTTTTTATCAACAGGCACTGATTTTACGAATTGTGGTCGCCCCTGCGAGAACCACGAGGTAACGCTGCGCGATCGCACTGGAGTAGAACACGTCCTTCACGCCGATGCGGGATGCCGTAATACGGTCTTTAATGGCACGGCTCAAACCGGAGCAGAGTATGTGCAACGGTTGCAAAATCTGGGATTGCGGCAGTTTCGCATTGAGTTTGTGAATGAATCTCCAGAGCAGGTCAAGCGCACCGTTCAACGCTATCAACAACTGCTCAAGGGTGAAATTACCGGGTCGCAATTATGGCGCGAGCTCAAGCTACAACATCAACTGGGTGTAACTCGCGGACGGTAA